Proteins from a single region of Pyrus communis chromosome 6, drPyrComm1.1, whole genome shotgun sequence:
- the LOC137738004 gene encoding protein TIFY 6A-like isoform X1 produces the protein MERDFLGLSSKEPVVVVKEETNNDGGKDPGFGRGGGAHSPFQNKVSAVPHFMSFKAAQDDRTKKMVPDSFLSSVSADALGPCQKQTAYEAQDYFNHNRQGGTHFSLTAYHMQHDVHSVHHPHDAKMISVTSQGISVPMSNPYLKNHLATTGQNFSTSTMKHQIFGGIPVTAPLSALPVAGGSIAGITEPWNNVKISGSPSQLTIFYAGTVNVYDDISPEKAQAMMLLAGNSCSNSSNAAQPKSQVPSAKLTAEDGVPVNQATNIHPPALSSPLSVSSHSGAQSASGSTSTDELMAARTSRRPTSPVNKMEAPKTANAAGSVAATSMIPSGINICLFLFLIGQCLQSKLAYAFLYSCSTGSQSILGSVFGEAQGKGDECSTIQLRQEITRTRHSRIQRSEFWPTRRTSMMLGAKAEGIIISKFV, from the exons ATGGAGAGAGATTTCTTGGGTTTGAGCTCAAAGGAGCCGGTGGTTGTGGTGAAGGAGGAGACCAACAACGATGGCGGCAAAGACCCAG GGTTTGGAAGAGGTGGAGGTGCTCATTCGCCGTTTCAAAACAAGGTCTCTGCAGTTCCTCATTTTATGTCCTTCAAAGCTGCTCAAGATGATAGGACTAAAAAGATGGTACCTGATTCATTCTTGTCTTCCGTCTCCGCGGATGCACTTGGCCCTTGTCAAAAACAAACTGCATATGAAGCTCAG GATTACTTCAATCACAATAGGCAAGGTGGGACTCATTTTTCCCTGACAGCTTATCATATGCAACATGATGTGCATTCTGTGCACCATCCTCATGATGCAAAGATGATTTCAGTTACCAGTCAAGGGATTTCTGTTCCAATGAGCAATCCTTACTTGAAGAATCACTTGGCTACAACTGGTCAGAATTTTTCCACCAGTACCATGAAGCACCAAATATTTGGAGGAATTCCTGTTACGGCTCCACTTTCAGCTCTTCCCGTTGCAGGTGGTTCCATTGCTGGGATCACTGAACCATG GAACAATGTCAAGATCTCTGGGTCTCCTTCACAATTGACAATCTTTTATGCTGGTACTGTGAATGTCTATGATGATATCTCCCCTGAGAAG GCTCAGGCAATGATGCTTTTGGCCGGAAACAGTTGTTCTAACTCCTCTAATGCTGCACAACCCAAATCTCAAGTGCCTAGTGCGAAGTTGACAGCAGAAGACGGTGTTCCTGTGAATCAGGCTACAAATATACACCCACCTGCTCTTTCTAGCCCCTTATCTGTTTCTTCACATTCTGGCGCCCAGTCAGCAAGTGGGTCCACAAGCACTGATGAACTAATGGCAGCTAGAACTTCCAGACGTCCAACCAGTCCTGTTAACAAAATGGAGGCTCCAAAAACAGCAAATGCAGCTGGATCTGTTGCCGCAACTTCTATGATTCCTTCTGGTATCAAcatttgcctttttcttttcttaattggACAATGTTTGCAATCTAAACTGGCATATGCTTTCCTGTACAGCTGTTCCACAGGCTCGCAAAGCATCCTTGGTTCGGTTTTTGGAGAAGCGCAAGGAAAG GGTGATGAGTGCAGCACCATACAACTTCGACAAGAAATCACCAGAACACGGCACTCCAGAATCCAGCGGAGTGAATTTTGGCCAACAAGGAGAACATCGATGATGCTCGGTGCTAAAGCAGAAGGgataattatttcaaaatttgtgtAG
- the LOC137738004 gene encoding protein TIFY 6A-like isoform X2 — protein sequence MERDFLGLSSKEPVVVVKEETNNDGGKDPGFGRGGGAHSPFQNKVSAVPHFMSFKAAQDDRTKKMVPDSFLSSVSADALGPCQKQTAYEAQDYFNHNRQGGTHFSLTAYHMQHDVHSVHHPHDAKMISVTSQGISVPMSNPYLKNHLATTGQNFSTSTMKHQIFGGIPVTAPLSALPVAGGSIAGITEPWNNVKISGSPSQLTIFYAGTVNVYDDISPEKAQAMMLLAGNSCSNSSNAAQPKSQVPSAKLTAEDGVPVNQATNIHPPALSSPLSVSSHSGAQSASGSTSTDELMAARTSRRPTSPVNKMEAPKTANAAGSVAATSMIPSAVPQARKASLVRFLEKRKERVMSAAPYNFDKKSPEHGTPESSGVNFGQQGEHR from the exons ATGGAGAGAGATTTCTTGGGTTTGAGCTCAAAGGAGCCGGTGGTTGTGGTGAAGGAGGAGACCAACAACGATGGCGGCAAAGACCCAG GGTTTGGAAGAGGTGGAGGTGCTCATTCGCCGTTTCAAAACAAGGTCTCTGCAGTTCCTCATTTTATGTCCTTCAAAGCTGCTCAAGATGATAGGACTAAAAAGATGGTACCTGATTCATTCTTGTCTTCCGTCTCCGCGGATGCACTTGGCCCTTGTCAAAAACAAACTGCATATGAAGCTCAG GATTACTTCAATCACAATAGGCAAGGTGGGACTCATTTTTCCCTGACAGCTTATCATATGCAACATGATGTGCATTCTGTGCACCATCCTCATGATGCAAAGATGATTTCAGTTACCAGTCAAGGGATTTCTGTTCCAATGAGCAATCCTTACTTGAAGAATCACTTGGCTACAACTGGTCAGAATTTTTCCACCAGTACCATGAAGCACCAAATATTTGGAGGAATTCCTGTTACGGCTCCACTTTCAGCTCTTCCCGTTGCAGGTGGTTCCATTGCTGGGATCACTGAACCATG GAACAATGTCAAGATCTCTGGGTCTCCTTCACAATTGACAATCTTTTATGCTGGTACTGTGAATGTCTATGATGATATCTCCCCTGAGAAG GCTCAGGCAATGATGCTTTTGGCCGGAAACAGTTGTTCTAACTCCTCTAATGCTGCACAACCCAAATCTCAAGTGCCTAGTGCGAAGTTGACAGCAGAAGACGGTGTTCCTGTGAATCAGGCTACAAATATACACCCACCTGCTCTTTCTAGCCCCTTATCTGTTTCTTCACATTCTGGCGCCCAGTCAGCAAGTGGGTCCACAAGCACTGATGAACTAATGGCAGCTAGAACTTCCAGACGTCCAACCAGTCCTGTTAACAAAATGGAGGCTCCAAAAACAGCAAATGCAGCTGGATCTGTTGCCGCAACTTCTATGATTCCTTCTG CTGTTCCACAGGCTCGCAAAGCATCCTTGGTTCGGTTTTTGGAGAAGCGCAAGGAAAG GGTGATGAGTGCAGCACCATACAACTTCGACAAGAAATCACCAGAACACGGCACTCCAGAATCCAGCGGAGTGAATTTTGGCCAACAAGGAGAACATCGATGA